Proteins encoded within one genomic window of Strix uralensis isolate ZFMK-TIS-50842 chromosome 32, bStrUra1, whole genome shotgun sequence:
- the LOC141936298 gene encoding methanethiol oxidase-like has product MPNLKDELHSSGWSAGCACVGNVTLKRNKLILPGLISSRIYVVDVGSQCRAPKLCKTIEPVDVFWKCNKGYLATVHSLPNGDILIANMGDPAGNGKGGFIVLDGETFELKGNWENECQVPPTGYDFCLQPRHDVLVSSAGVVLKRAGYGFNPCDLKKGVYGRRLNFWNLSCRNLTQCFDLGEDSLPLNVRFLHNPDAAEGYVSCALSGVTYRFYKCERGCWEVEEVIRIPAINVIDWIMPKMPAFTADIIISMDDRFLYLSNWWHGDIRQYELSKTCKPRLVGQVFVGGLLTRCGPVSVCRNEELKCQPEPLVVKCKRVYGGPCKMQLSLDGKRLYVTNSFYSALDKQFYPCMVREGSVMLQIDVDTENGGLAVNKNFLVDFGKEPCGPCLAHDIRFACGDSSSDNWA; this is encoded by the exons ATGCCCAACCTCAAAGACGAGCTGCATTCCTCGGGGTGGAGCGCTGGCTGCGCCTGCGTGGGCAATGTCACCCTGAAAAGGAACAAGCTGATCCTTCCCGGTTTGATTTCTTCCCGCATCTACGTGGTGGATGTGGGTTCCCAGTGCCGGGCTCCCAAGCTGTGCAAG ACGATTGAGCCAGTGGACGTCTTCTGGAAGTGCAACAAGGGCTACCTTGCTACCGTCCACAGCCTGCCTAACGGCGATATCTTGATTGCCAACATGGGAGATCCAGCTGGCAATGGCAAAG GTGGATTTATCGTGCTGGATGGAGAGACCTTTGAGCTCAAGGGGAACTGGGAAAATGAGTGTCAAGTCCCCCCGACAGGGTACGACTTCTGCTTGCAGCCACGCCACGATGTTCTGGTCAGCTCTGCTGGAGTTGTACTAAAACGTGCGGGATACGGGTTTAACCCCTGCGACCTGAAGAAAG ggGTCTACGGGCGCCGCCTGAACTTCTGGAACTTGTCCTGCCGCAACCTCACCCAGTGCTTTGACCTGGGGGAGGACTCTCTGCCCCTGAACGTTCGATTCCTCCACAACCCCGACGCTGCCGAGGGATACGTCAGCTGCGCCCTGAGCGGTGTCACCTACCGCTTCTACAAGTGTGAG AGAGGCTGCTGGGAAGTAGAGGAGGTGATTCGGATTCCGGCCATAAATGTGATAGATTGGATTATGCCCAAGATGCCAG CCTTCACAGCCGACATCATCATCTCCATGGACGACAGGTTCCTGTATCTCAGCAACTGGTGGCACGGAGACATCCGCCAGTACGAGCTCTCCAAAACCTGCAAGCCCAGGCTGGTGGGACAG GTCTTTGTGGGAGGCCTCCTCACCAGATGCGGGCCCGTGTCCGTGTGCCGGAATGAAGAGCTGAAGTGCCAGCCCGAGCCCTTGGTGGTCAAG TGCAAGAGGGTGTACGGCGGCCCCTGCAAGATGCAGCTCAGCCTGGATGGCAAGAGGCTCTACGTCACCAACTCCTTCTACAGCGCATTAGACAAGCAGTTCTACCCGTGCATGGTCAG GGAAGGCTCCGTCATGCTGCAGATTGATGTGGACACTGAGAATGGAGGCCTCGCCGTCAACAAGAACTTCCTGGTGGATTTTGGAAAGGAGCCCTGCGGGCCTTGCCTTGCCCATGATATCCGCTTCGCTTGTGGGGATTCCAGCTCTGATAACTGGGCCTAG
- the LOC141936347 gene encoding methanethiol oxidase-like, with translation MAKCGACGPGYATPLDAMKGPREEIVYVPCIYRNTGIEKPDYLATVDVDPGSPRYCQVIHRLPVPNLKDELHHSGWNACSSCFGDATKRRNRLILPSLISSRIYVVDVGTDSRAPRIHKIVEPVELFWKGNVANPHTSHCLGSGDILISCLGDPAGNGKGGFILLDGETFEVKGNWENGEKVPPLGYDFWYQPRHNVLMSTEWGAPKALADGFDPADIERGLYGRRINVWDWSTHTYVQAIDLGKGSVPLEIRFLHNPEAAEGFVACGLSSAVHRFYKTEKGDWAAEKVIEVPSKKVQGWLLPDMPGLITDILISLDDRFLYFSNWLHGDIRQYDISNRRRPRLVGQVFLGGSITKGGAVTVVEDKELQSQPEPFVIQGKRVPGGPQMIQLSLDGKRLYVTNSLYSGWDKQFYPDLVKEGSVMLQIDVDTERGGLKANKNFLVDFGKEPGGPVLAHEIRYPGGDCTSDIWM, from the exons ATGG CAAAATGCGGCGCATGTGGTCCAGGATACGCAACGCCTCTGGATGCCATGAAAG GTCCCCGGGAGGAGATTGTGTACGTGCCCTGTATCTACAGAAACACCGGGATAGAGAAGCCCGACTACCTGGCCACCGTGGACGTCGACCCTGGCTCCCCGCGCTATTGCCAG GTGATCCACCGCCTGCCCGTGCCGAACCTGAAGGACGAGCTCCATCATTCGGGGTGGAAcgcctgcagcagctgctttgggGATGCCACAAAGAGAAGAAATCGCCTGATTCTACCAAGCCTGATCTCTTCTCGAATTTATGTGGTGGATGTGGGAACAGACTCGCGAGCTCCTAGAATCCATAAG ATTGTCGAGCCAGTGGAGTTGTTCTGGAAGGGCAACGTGGCTAATCCTCACACCTCTCACTGTCTGGGCAGTGGTGACATCTTAATCAGCTGTTTGGGAGACCCTGCTGGCAATGGAAAAG GTGGCTTTATTCTGCTGGACGGAGAGACCTTTGAAGTGAAAGGAAATTGGGAGAATGGGGAAAAGGTTCCTCCCCTGGGTTACGACTTCTGGTACCAGCCGCGACACAACGTCCTGATGAGCACCGAGTGGGGAGCCCCCAAAGCCTTGGCAGACGGGTTTGACCCCGCTGATATAGAGAGAG GGCTCTACGGCCGCCGCATTAACGTGTGGGACTGGAGCACCCACACCTACGTTCAGGCCATTGACCTGGGGAAGGGCTCCGTGCCGCTGGAGATCCGATTCCTCCACAATCCCGAGGCCGCAGAGGGGTTTGTTGCGTGTGGCCTGAGCAGCGCGGTGCATCGGTTCTACAAGACAGAG AAAGGAGACTGGGCGGCAGAGAAGGTGATTGAAGTACCCAGCAAGAAGGTGCAAGGATGGCTCCTGCCTGACATGCCTG GTCTTATCACCGACATCCTCATCTCGCTGGACGACAGGTTCCTGTACTTCAGCAACTGGCTGCACGGTGACATCCGCCAGTACGACATCTCCaaccgccgccggccccggctgGTGGGGCAG GTGTTTCTGGGAGGCAGCATCACGAAAGGTGGGGCTGTAACTGTGGTGGAGGACAAAGAGCTGCAGAGTCAGCCGGAGCCCTTTGTGATCCAG GGGAAGAGGGTGCCGGGCGGACCTCAGATGATCCAGCTGAGTTTGGATGGGAAGAGGTTGTACGTCACCAACTCCCTGTACAGCGGATGGGACAAGCAGTTCTACCCGGATCTCGTCAA GGAAGGCTCCGTTATGCTGCAGATTGACGTGGATACTGAAAGAGGTGGATTGAAGGCGAATAAAAACTTCCTAGTGGATTTTGGGAAGGAACCTGGTGGGCCTGTCCTAGCTCACGAGATCCGTTACCCCGGTGGAGACTGTACCTCTGATATCTGGATGTAG